One genomic segment of Chryseobacterium phocaeense includes these proteins:
- a CDS encoding DUF2851 family protein, whose product MDQNILWKYEKLINGTQFIPCENIFNQDLIPVNFHESNILKKLDEKSLELEKNLEQYKNNFEAVLFHSLAYSFGLKVNAHIFRQIAESVDFSIVNRIRQNPSQLEALLFGISGWLESPADAQMAIWKREFEFIRKKFAISDLKFRPKFLRLRPPNFPTLRLSQLADLYGRHQNLFSKIIKAENTDELYEVFAPVKASDYWDFHFNFANISKYQPKTLSKDFIELVILNTVLPLKYTYHKYYQEGITDEILDLYKKSVAEKNTITSGWKKLGLQAKNALESQSLIYHYNNYCELKNCLACGIGLKLLKE is encoded by the coding sequence ATTGACCAAAACATTCTGTGGAAATATGAAAAACTGATCAACGGAACTCAATTTATACCTTGCGAAAATATTTTTAATCAGGATCTGATTCCTGTGAATTTCCATGAATCCAATATTCTTAAAAAACTTGATGAAAAGTCATTGGAACTGGAAAAAAATCTGGAACAATACAAAAATAATTTTGAGGCTGTTCTTTTCCACAGCCTGGCTTATTCTTTCGGATTAAAAGTGAATGCCCATATTTTCAGACAGATCGCAGAATCTGTGGATTTCAGCATCGTCAACAGGATCAGGCAGAACCCATCGCAACTGGAAGCCCTGTTATTTGGAATTTCGGGGTGGCTTGAGAGCCCTGCAGATGCACAAATGGCCATTTGGAAAAGGGAGTTTGAATTTATCCGCAAAAAGTTTGCGATATCAGATCTGAAGTTTCGTCCCAAGTTTTTGAGGTTACGCCCTCCCAACTTCCCTACCCTACGTCTTTCCCAGCTCGCAGATCTTTACGGCAGGCATCAGAATTTATTTTCAAAAATCATCAAAGCTGAGAATACGGACGAGCTCTATGAAGTTTTTGCTCCCGTAAAAGCCTCTGATTACTGGGATTTCCATTTTAATTTTGCAAACATTTCAAAATATCAGCCTAAAACCCTCAGCAAAGATTTTATTGAACTGGTGATTCTCAATACGGTTTTACCGTTAAAATATACCTACCATAAATACTATCAAGAAGGAATTACAGATGAAATCCTGGATCTGTACAAAAAAAGCGTAGCCGAAAAAAATACAATAACCTCAGGATGGAAGAAACTGGGGCTTCAGGCTAAAAATGCATTGGAAAGCCAAAGTCTGATTTATCATTATAACAACTATTGTGAGCTAAAAAACTGTTTAGCCTGTGGCATAGGACTCAAACTTTTAAAAGAATAA
- a CDS encoding carboxypeptidase regulatory-like domain-containing protein — MNLISGNINMYNWKKLSFLLVFMFTNIFSQQTVTGRTTDEEGRDLGSVIVINMSTDQKALSNSSGIFSIQGSPNDELRFVKEDFLRVSVRIPVAGFHSPLLVMMNPVPRDVGEVKIVKKPTGNLETDSRLAAKVDKAEIVQQAVGLPQPVGKMREKPAEVKQVLLPILLGNLDVQGLYDLISGKARRQKRQYRYDDLQDHIKWVRDRVDNEYFVKAGIPEQRISEFIQYSFEVKPLIRTFVKAKNLAGALLRMEETMPVYVERLKQSKIKD, encoded by the coding sequence ATGAACCTGATAAGTGGAAATATAAACATGTATAACTGGAAGAAATTGTCGTTTCTTCTTGTTTTCATGTTCACGAATATCTTCTCACAGCAGACTGTTACAGGCCGTACTACCGATGAAGAAGGCCGGGATCTGGGTTCGGTCATTGTGATCAATATGTCCACCGATCAGAAAGCGCTTTCCAATTCTTCAGGAATATTTTCTATTCAGGGATCTCCAAACGACGAGCTGAGGTTTGTAAAAGAAGATTTCCTCAGGGTATCTGTCAGAATTCCTGTTGCCGGATTTCATTCACCACTCTTAGTGATGATGAACCCGGTACCCAGGGATGTAGGGGAAGTAAAAATTGTGAAAAAGCCAACCGGAAACCTTGAAACGGATTCCAGACTGGCAGCAAAAGTTGATAAAGCAGAGATCGTACAGCAGGCGGTGGGTCTGCCACAGCCGGTTGGGAAAATGCGGGAGAAACCGGCAGAAGTTAAGCAGGTGCTTCTACCAATACTTTTAGGCAATTTGGATGTACAGGGACTTTACGATCTGATCAGCGGAAAAGCAAGACGTCAGAAAAGGCAGTACAGATATGACGATCTGCAGGACCATATTAAATGGGTAAGAGACAGGGTAGATAATGAATATTTTGTAAAAGCCGGAATTCCGGAACAAAGAATTTCAGAATTTATACAGTACTCCTTTGAGGTTAAGCCCCTCATCCGCACTTTTGTAAAAGCAAAAAACCTGGCCGGAGCACTGTTGAGAATGGAGGAAACCATGCCGGTGTATGTAGAAAGATTAAAGCAGAGTAAAATAAAAGATTAA
- a CDS encoding PspC family transcriptional regulator — protein MLDNIRHKMEREWFGVLTRTGAKLGIPVSKLRIFFIYSTFATAGFFFLIYLGLAFTLWIKDIFITRRPSVFDL, from the coding sequence ATGCTTGATAACATCCGTCACAAAATGGAAAGAGAATGGTTCGGTGTTCTTACAAGAACCGGGGCCAAACTGGGGATTCCTGTTTCTAAATTAAGGATCTTCTTTATTTATTCCACTTTTGCCACAGCCGGGTTTTTCTTTCTGATTTATCTTGGACTGGCATTCACGCTTTGGATCAAAGATATTTTTATCACAAGAAGACCTAGTGTTTTTGATTTATAA
- a CDS encoding GNAT family N-acetyltransferase: MEFLPITSAEDYRVQEIYTSYSSTFPADEQRDWNQFTALFSNPYVKVISVLHESQNIGYLIIWQLSSCVFVEHFEVFEAFRSQKLGSHITGYLFKNYPKIILEIEPDHLGEDAKRRYAFYQKNGFSLIDEMYVQPSYGEGKKPLDLWLLANHTPENLKNVKEEIYDIVYH, translated from the coding sequence ATGGAATTTTTACCGATCACTTCTGCAGAAGACTATAGAGTTCAGGAAATCTATACCTCATATTCCAGTACATTCCCTGCTGATGAACAAAGGGACTGGAACCAATTTACCGCCTTATTTTCCAATCCGTATGTAAAAGTAATTTCTGTGCTTCATGAGTCACAGAATATAGGTTATTTGATTATCTGGCAATTGAGTTCTTGTGTTTTTGTAGAACATTTTGAAGTTTTTGAGGCATTCAGGAGCCAGAAACTGGGATCGCATATTACAGGATATCTTTTTAAAAACTATCCGAAAATTATCCTGGAAATAGAGCCGGATCATTTGGGGGAAGACGCGAAGAGACGCTATGCGTTCTATCAGAAAAACGGGTTCAGCCTGATTGATGAAATGTATGTGCAGCCAAGTTACGGCGAAGGCAAAAAGCCGCTAGATCTGTGGCTGCTGGCCAATCATACCCCGGAAAACCTGAAAAATGTAAAAGAGGAAATTTATGATATTGTGTATCATTAA
- a CDS encoding transposase: protein MIKDLVDEAKINSEALCNYFKISETEVKDIYNSSSLNSEDLLQWSIFLQYDLFRIYSQHLILYAPPADMRYTRKSIENKKNNKNIYTKEIIEFILEQIESGEKTGIQIIEDYKIPKNTLYKWTKKYKK, encoded by the coding sequence TTGATCAAAGATTTAGTTGATGAAGCTAAAATAAATTCTGAAGCTCTTTGCAACTATTTCAAAATTTCGGAGACCGAAGTAAAAGATATCTATAATTCCTCAAGTCTGAATTCTGAAGATCTTCTGCAGTGGAGTATATTCCTGCAATACGATCTTTTCAGGATCTACAGCCAGCACCTGATTTTATATGCTCCTCCGGCAGATATGCGATATACACGGAAAAGCATTGAGAACAAAAAGAATAACAAAAATATTTACACCAAAGAAATTATAGAATTTATCCTGGAGCAAATAGAATCAGGCGAGAAAACAGGTATACAAATTATTGAAGATTACAAAATCCCAAAAAACACACTTTATAAATGGACAAAGAAATACAAAAAATAA
- a CDS encoding DUF2851 family protein — protein MTEKLLQYLWNYKIFKHFNFRDTEGNPVEIIHFGKWNKDAGPDFLNAQIKIKKVLIAGNIELHIRSSDWIFHHHSQDPNYQNIILHVVYQNDAEIDDLI, from the coding sequence ATGACGGAAAAACTACTTCAATACCTTTGGAACTATAAGATATTCAAACATTTCAACTTCAGAGACACTGAAGGAAATCCCGTTGAGATTATCCATTTCGGGAAGTGGAATAAAGATGCCGGGCCGGATTTTCTTAATGCCCAAATTAAAATAAAAAAGGTGCTTATTGCGGGCAATATAGAGCTTCATATCCGCTCCTCCGACTGGATTTTTCACCATCACTCCCAGGATCCCAATTATCAGAATATTATTCTTCATGTAGTCTATCAAAACGATGCAGAAATTGATGACCTCATCTAA
- a CDS encoding SIMPL domain-containing protein, translated as MNKNIIAVAVGALGFVLGLGFLGNAIKNRNKSENTISVTGLGTKQFTSDLITWSGSFSKNNSDLKSAYDELAIDRKVINDYLVSKGIKQNEIVFSSVDIQKQFRSYNDANGNYVQGEFSGYNLTQKVSIESKEVVKIENLSRNITEIINRGIEFTSSAPSYFYTKLATVKQEMIAGATKDAKERAEKIAENSGSSLGNLKKATMGVIQITEPNSNEDYSYGGTFNTSSKEKEASITIKLEYEVN; from the coding sequence ATGAACAAAAATATTATAGCCGTAGCCGTGGGAGCACTGGGATTTGTCCTTGGGCTGGGCTTTTTAGGAAATGCTATTAAAAACAGGAATAAATCTGAAAATACAATTTCTGTAACAGGACTGGGCACCAAACAGTTTACTTCCGATCTGATCACCTGGTCCGGAAGTTTTTCCAAGAATAATTCTGATCTGAAATCAGCATACGATGAGCTGGCAATTGACCGGAAAGTCATTAATGATTATCTTGTGTCAAAGGGAATCAAACAGAACGAAATTGTATTTTCTTCTGTAGATATTCAAAAGCAGTTCAGAAGCTATAATGACGCTAACGGAAACTACGTACAGGGTGAATTTTCGGGCTATAACCTCACTCAGAAAGTTTCCATTGAAAGCAAAGAAGTGGTGAAAATTGAAAATCTGTCAAGAAATATAACGGAGATCATCAACCGCGGGATAGAATTCACTTCTTCGGCACCTTCTTATTTTTATACCAAGCTGGCTACTGTAAAACAGGAAATGATCGCCGGTGCAACAAAAGATGCCAAAGAAAGAGCAGAGAAAATTGCTGAAAACTCGGGAAGTAGTTTGGGAAATCTTAAAAAAGCAACCATGGGTGTGATCCAGATTACCGAACCCAATTCCAATGAAGACTATTCCTATGGTGGAACATTCAATACTTCTTCCAAAGAAAAAGAAGCCAGCATCACCATAAAACTTGAATACGAAGTTAATTAA
- a CDS encoding carboxypeptidase-like regulatory domain-containing protein: MKLKLFFLLTSLFFIHTSGQNYIFGKVVSEDNSEIPDVTVINIRTDERTLTNRDGHFMVSGRAGDELRFVKPGYERLVKKVSKENITSSINVTLARETILIPEVEIKKGLTGDLKIDSKNLNRPTKVEKLVRDIDRYIVQKSDPRILAAKPGEFVQPKGQGFYIGKAKNRWDDIDLGEYLKAALGEEYFTNLKIDKAQIDHFITYVFAGGFERKHILKYGYCSDDDLRRFQQFVLARISSYRAPKTQR, from the coding sequence TACATACCAGCGGCCAGAATTATATTTTTGGGAAAGTGGTTTCGGAAGACAATTCAGAAATCCCTGACGTAACTGTCATTAATATAAGAACCGATGAAAGAACATTGACCAACCGTGACGGACATTTCATGGTTTCAGGACGGGCGGGAGATGAGCTACGCTTCGTAAAACCAGGTTATGAAAGACTCGTTAAAAAAGTTTCCAAAGAAAATATAACCTCTTCCATCAACGTAACTCTGGCAAGGGAAACGATCCTGATTCCGGAGGTAGAGATCAAAAAAGGGCTTACCGGTGACCTGAAGATTGATTCCAAAAATCTGAACAGACCTACAAAAGTTGAAAAGCTGGTCAGGGATATAGACCGTTATATTGTCCAGAAATCGGATCCGCGGATTCTTGCTGCCAAACCGGGAGAATTTGTACAGCCGAAAGGGCAGGGCTTCTATATTGGAAAAGCTAAAAATAGATGGGATGATATTGATCTGGGAGAATATCTGAAAGCAGCGCTTGGAGAAGAATATTTTACAAATCTTAAAATTGATAAGGCACAGATTGATCATTTTATTACCTACGTTTTCGCAGGAGGTTTTGAAAGAAAACATATTCTGAAATACGGTTACTGCAGTGATGATGATCTCAGGAGATTTCAGCAGTTTGTCCTCGCAAGGATTTCCTCTTACCGGGCTCCAAAAACTCAAAGATAA
- a CDS encoding nuclear transport factor 2 family protein, whose amino-acid sequence MKIISVLALIFAMSFCKAQNYAQQKTELQNLIKVFRECIVKKDTATFKNLFTENSFNWIAVLKKPKGAKNFTKTFQDFHTFLLDKGEQEEIFKNIHIENDDAIASVTFNYSFLSDHQVANSGKEFWQLIKTDGQWKIVSLIYTLKSDK is encoded by the coding sequence ATGAAAATTATTTCTGTACTGGCACTCATCTTTGCTATGAGTTTTTGCAAAGCTCAAAATTATGCTCAACAAAAAACCGAGCTCCAGAATCTTATTAAGGTATTCAGGGAATGTATTGTTAAAAAGGATACTGCAACTTTTAAAAATCTGTTCACCGAAAATTCCTTTAACTGGATAGCGGTCCTTAAAAAGCCAAAAGGAGCAAAAAATTTCACAAAAACATTTCAGGATTTCCATACATTTCTTTTGGACAAAGGGGAACAGGAGGAAATTTTTAAAAATATCCATATTGAAAATGATGATGCTATTGCTTCCGTTACCTTTAATTATTCTTTCCTCTCCGATCATCAGGTTGCCAATTCAGGGAAAGAATTCTGGCAGCTGATAAAAACTGACGGGCAATGGAAAATTGTGAGCCTGATCTACACCCTGAAATCCGATAAGTGA